In a single window of the Bacillus clarus genome:
- the bfmBAA gene encoding 3-methyl-2-oxobutanoate dehydrogenase subunit alpha, protein MAEVKEKRHEELGLSDEQVLEMFRTMLLARKIDERMWLLNRAGKIPFVISCQGQEAAQVGAAFALDREKDYALPYYRDMGVVLAFGMTAKELMLSGFAKAGDPNSGGRQMPGHFGQKKNRIVTGSSPVTTQVPHAVGIALAGKMEKKDLVTFVTFGEGSSNQGDFHEGANFAGVHKLPVIFMCENNKYAISIPVEKQLACKNVSDRAIGYGMPGYTVDGNDPLAVYKAVKEAADRGRRGEGPTLIETVSYRLTAHSSDDDDRVYRDKEEVEEAKKNDSIITFAAYLKEVGVLTEESEKQMLDELMHIVNEATEYAENAPYAAPEDALKHVYAE, encoded by the coding sequence ATGGCAGAAGTAAAAGAAAAGCGCCATGAAGAGCTTGGCTTAAGTGATGAGCAAGTATTAGAAATGTTCCGTACGATGTTACTTGCACGTAAAATCGACGAACGTATGTGGTTATTAAACCGTGCAGGTAAAATTCCATTCGTAATTTCTTGTCAAGGACAAGAGGCTGCGCAAGTTGGAGCAGCGTTCGCTCTTGATAGAGAGAAAGATTATGCATTACCATACTACCGTGATATGGGTGTTGTACTAGCGTTCGGTATGACAGCAAAAGAACTAATGTTATCTGGTTTCGCAAAAGCTGGAGATCCAAACTCTGGTGGTCGTCAAATGCCTGGTCACTTCGGTCAAAAGAAAAATCGTATTGTGACAGGTTCATCTCCAGTAACAACACAAGTACCACATGCAGTTGGTATTGCATTAGCTGGAAAAATGGAGAAGAAAGATTTAGTAACATTTGTTACATTTGGAGAAGGTTCATCTAACCAAGGTGATTTCCATGAAGGTGCAAACTTTGCGGGTGTACACAAATTACCTGTTATTTTCATGTGTGAAAATAACAAATACGCAATCTCTATTCCAGTTGAAAAACAATTAGCATGTAAAAATGTATCCGATCGTGCAATTGGTTACGGTATGCCTGGATATACAGTAGACGGAAACGATCCGCTTGCAGTATATAAAGCAGTAAAAGAGGCTGCAGACCGTGGACGTCGTGGTGAAGGTCCAACTTTAATTGAAACAGTATCATATCGTTTAACAGCACATTCTAGTGATGATGATGATCGTGTTTATCGTGATAAAGAAGAAGTAGAAGAAGCAAAGAAAAATGATTCAATTATAACATTTGCTGCTTATTTAAAAGAAGTTGGCGTGTTAACTGAGGAATCTGAAAAACAAATGTTAGATGAACTTATGCATATCGTAAATGAAGCAACAGAATATGCAGAAAATGCTCCGTATGCAGCACCTGAAGATGCATTGAAGCACGTATACGCAGAATAG
- the lpdA gene encoding dihydrolipoyl dehydrogenase, translating to MAKEYDLVIVGGGTGGYVAAIRASQLGLKTALVEKENLGGTCLHKGCIPSKALLRSAEVYATAKKGEEFGVIASNVELNFAKVQERKEKIVTQLHKGVQHLMKQGKIDVFEGIGRILGPSIFSPMPGTISVELASGEENEMLIPKNVLVATGSRPNSLPGLELDGEYVMSSDHALKMETLPSSIIIVGGGVIGIEWASMLADFGVEVTVLEYAKTILPLEDQDVSKEMQRLFKKKGIKVVTGAKVLPETLVKDNGVTIQAEHNGENKEFKAEKMLVSVGRQANTQNIGLENTDIVVEKGYIQTNEFYQTKESHIYAIGDVIGGLQLAHVASHEGIVAVEHIAGKEVTPIDYSMVSKCVYSSPEVASVGLTEQEAKEKGYKLKVGKFSFRAIGKALVYGESDGFVKLVVDEETNDILGVHMIGPHVTDMISEAGLARVLDATPWEVAHTIHPHPSLSEAIGEAALAVDGRALHA from the coding sequence ATGGCAAAAGAATATGATTTAGTCATCGTTGGCGGCGGTACTGGTGGATATGTTGCTGCTATTCGTGCATCACAACTAGGTTTAAAAACTGCACTTGTTGAAAAAGAAAATCTTGGTGGTACTTGTTTACACAAAGGATGTATTCCTAGTAAAGCTCTTTTACGTAGTGCGGAAGTATACGCAACTGCTAAAAAAGGCGAAGAGTTCGGGGTTATTGCAAGTAATGTAGAACTAAACTTTGCTAAAGTACAAGAGCGTAAAGAGAAGATTGTAACGCAACTTCATAAAGGCGTTCAACATTTAATGAAACAAGGTAAAATTGATGTGTTTGAAGGTATTGGCCGTATTCTTGGCCCGTCTATTTTCTCTCCGATGCCAGGGACAATTTCAGTTGAACTTGCAAGTGGAGAAGAGAATGAAATGTTAATTCCAAAAAATGTACTTGTTGCAACAGGTTCTCGTCCTAATTCATTACCAGGTTTAGAATTAGACGGAGAGTACGTAATGTCTTCGGATCATGCCCTAAAAATGGAAACGCTTCCTAGCTCGATTATTATCGTTGGTGGCGGTGTAATCGGTATTGAGTGGGCATCTATGCTTGCTGACTTCGGTGTAGAAGTTACAGTGTTAGAGTATGCGAAAACTATATTACCACTAGAAGATCAGGACGTTTCAAAAGAAATGCAACGTCTATTCAAGAAAAAAGGTATTAAAGTGGTAACTGGTGCAAAAGTATTACCAGAAACATTGGTAAAAGATAATGGAGTAACAATTCAAGCTGAACATAACGGTGAGAATAAAGAATTTAAAGCAGAAAAAATGCTTGTATCTGTAGGAAGACAAGCCAATACGCAAAATATTGGTTTAGAGAATACTGATATCGTTGTGGAAAAAGGATACATTCAAACAAATGAGTTTTATCAAACAAAAGAATCTCATATTTACGCAATTGGAGATGTAATCGGTGGCTTACAACTTGCTCACGTTGCTTCTCATGAAGGAATTGTTGCAGTAGAACATATTGCAGGGAAAGAAGTTACACCAATTGATTACTCTATGGTATCAAAATGCGTATATAGCAGTCCAGAAGTTGCTTCTGTTGGTTTAACAGAACAAGAAGCGAAAGAAAAAGGCTATAAGTTGAAAGTAGGTAAGTTCTCATTCCGCGCAATCGGAAAAGCGCTTGTATACGGAGAATCTGATGGTTTTGTAAAACTTGTAGTTGATGAAGAAACAAATGACATTCTTGGTGTTCATATGATTGGACCACATGTAACAGATATGATTTCTGAAGCTGGTCTTGCAAGAGTACTTGATGCAACACCTTGGGAAGTAGCACATACAATTCATCCGCATCCATCATTATCTGAGGCGATTGGTGAAGCTGCACTTGCTGTAGATGGAAGAGCGTTACACGCATAA
- the buk gene encoding butyrate kinase: MSLNRILVINPGSTSTKIGVFDNERPVLEETIRHDEEKIGKYKRIIDQYEFRKETILEVLHSHGINISKLNAVCGRGGLLRPIEGGTYTVNDAMLEDLKNGFSGHHASNLGGILAYEIASGLNIPAFIVDPVVVDEMEPIARISGIAGMERKSIFHALNQKAVARKVAEELNHKYEDLNLLVTHMGGGITVGAHKKGKVIDVNNGLNGEGPFSPERAGTVPVGQLVEMCFSGEYYRDEMVKKLVGQGGLVSLIGTNDAIKVEQMVEKGDPEATLIYKAMAYQVAKEIGGASAVLHGKIDAIVLTGGLAYSKILVDEIKERVDWIADVIVHPGEDELQALAEGALRVLREEEAPKEYVVREKETVARG, encoded by the coding sequence TTGTCCTTAAATCGAATTCTTGTTATCAATCCGGGGAGTACATCCACGAAAATTGGTGTTTTTGATAATGAAAGACCTGTTTTAGAAGAAACAATTCGTCATGATGAAGAGAAGATTGGAAAATATAAGCGAATTATTGATCAGTATGAATTTCGAAAAGAAACAATTTTGGAAGTTTTACATTCTCATGGTATTAATATTTCAAAATTGAACGCTGTTTGCGGGCGCGGTGGATTACTTCGTCCAATCGAAGGCGGAACATATACAGTAAACGATGCGATGTTAGAAGATTTAAAAAATGGATTTAGCGGTCATCACGCTTCAAATCTTGGAGGCATTTTAGCATATGAAATTGCTTCTGGATTAAATATTCCGGCATTCATTGTGGATCCTGTTGTTGTAGATGAAATGGAGCCGATTGCTCGTATAAGCGGTATTGCCGGAATGGAACGTAAAAGTATTTTCCATGCATTAAACCAAAAAGCGGTTGCTCGTAAAGTGGCTGAAGAATTAAATCACAAATATGAGGATTTAAATTTATTAGTTACACATATGGGCGGTGGTATTACAGTTGGTGCTCATAAAAAAGGAAAAGTTATCGATGTTAATAATGGCTTAAACGGAGAAGGACCATTTAGTCCAGAGCGTGCTGGTACAGTACCAGTAGGACAACTAGTTGAGATGTGTTTCTCTGGCGAGTATTACCGTGACGAAATGGTTAAAAAACTTGTCGGACAAGGTGGACTTGTAAGTCTGATCGGTACAAATGATGCGATTAAAGTAGAACAAATGGTTGAAAAAGGTGATCCTGAAGCAACTCTTATTTATAAAGCAATGGCATATCAAGTTGCAAAAGAGATTGGCGGAGCTAGCGCTGTACTTCACGGGAAAATCGATGCAATCGTATTAACTGGCGGACTTGCATACAGTAAAATACTTGTCGATGAAATAAAAGAACGAGTGGACTGGATTGCAGATGTTATCGTACATCCAGGAGAAGATGAATTACAAGCATTAGCAGAAGGAGCACTTCGTGTATTACGTGAAGAAGAAGCTCCAAAAGAATATGTTGTACGTGAAAAAGAAACGGTAGCTAGGGGTTGA
- a CDS encoding leucine dehydrogenase yields MALEIFEYLEKYDYEQVVFCQDKESGLKAIIAIHDTTLGPALGGTRMWTYDSEEAAIEDALRLAKGMTYKNAAAGLNLGGAKTVIIGDPRKDKSEAMFRALGRYIQGLNGRYITAEDVGTTVDDMDIIHEETDFVTGISPSFGSSGNPSPVTAYGVYRGMKAAAKEAFGTDSLEGKVIAVQGVGNVAYHLCKHLHAEGAKLIVTDINKEAVQRAVEEFGATAVEPNEIYGVECDIYAPCALGATINDETIPQLKAKVIAGSANNQLKENHHGDTIHEMGIVYAPDYVINAGGVINVADELYGYNRERALKRVESIYDTIAKVIEISKRDGVATYVAADRLAEERIASLKNTRSTYLRNGHDIISRR; encoded by the coding sequence ATGGCATTAGAAATCTTCGAATACTTAGAAAAATATGATTATGAGCAAGTAGTATTTTGTCAAGATAAAGAATCTGGATTAAAAGCAATCATTGCAATTCATGATACAACGCTTGGACCAGCTCTTGGTGGAACAAGAATGTGGACATATGATTCTGAAGAAGCGGCGATTGAAGATGCATTACGTCTTGCAAAAGGGATGACATACAAAAACGCAGCAGCTGGCTTGAACTTGGGTGGTGCAAAAACAGTTATTATCGGTGATCCACGCAAAGATAAAAGTGAAGCAATGTTTCGTGCATTAGGACGTTACATTCAAGGATTAAACGGACGTTACATTACAGCAGAAGATGTTGGTACAACAGTTGACGATATGGATATCATCCATGAAGAAACTGATTTCGTAACAGGAATCTCACCTTCATTCGGTTCTTCTGGTAACCCATCTCCAGTAACTGCATACGGTGTTTACCGTGGTATGAAAGCAGCTGCAAAAGAAGCATTCGGTACAGATAGCCTAGAAGGAAAAGTAATTGCTGTCCAAGGTGTTGGTAACGTAGCATATCACCTATGCAAACATTTACACGCTGAAGGAGCAAAATTAATCGTTACAGATATTAATAAAGAAGCTGTGCAACGTGCTGTAGAAGAATTTGGTGCGACAGCAGTTGAGCCAAATGAAATTTACGGTGTTGAATGTGATATTTACGCACCATGTGCATTAGGTGCAACAATCAATGATGAAACAATTCCACAACTGAAAGCAAAAGTAATTGCAGGTTCTGCCAATAATCAATTAAAAGAAAACCATCATGGTGACACAATTCATGAAATGGGAATTGTATACGCACCAGACTATGTTATTAATGCAGGTGGTGTAATTAACGTAGCAGATGAATTATATGGATACAATAGAGAACGTGCATTAAAACGTGTTGAGTCTATCTATGACACAATTGCAAAAGTAATCGAAATTTCAAAACGTGATGGCGTAGCAACTTATGTTGCAGCAGACCGTTTAGCTGAAGAGCGTATTGCAAGCTTGAAAAACACTCGTAGCACATACTTACGCAACGGTCACGATATAATTAGCCGTCGCTAA
- the yqiS gene encoding phosphate butyryltransferase has product MKLEHLIDQAAGQPKKNVAVAVAEDHEVIEAVAKAIELQLAQFRLYGNQEKIMGMLQEHGLQTSEHIQVIAAQSTAEAAELSVKAVRNGEADVLMKGNIPTANILKAVLNKEWGLRKGSVLSHVAAFEVPNYNRLIFVTDAAMNIAPDVTQKVAIIQNTVEVARAIGIELPKVAPIAAVEVVNPAMQATIDAAMLTQMNRRGQIKNCIVDGPLALDNAVSQIASEHKGIVSDVAGKADILLVPTIEAGNVLYKSLVYFANAKVGAMIAGAKAPIVLTSRADSAETKVYSLALAVATASK; this is encoded by the coding sequence ATGAAGTTAGAACATCTAATTGATCAAGCGGCAGGACAGCCTAAAAAAAACGTGGCTGTAGCAGTAGCTGAAGATCATGAAGTAATTGAAGCTGTAGCGAAAGCAATCGAATTACAGTTAGCTCAATTTCGTCTATATGGAAATCAAGAAAAAATAATGGGGATGCTACAAGAACATGGATTACAAACTTCAGAACATATTCAAGTGATTGCAGCGCAGTCAACTGCTGAGGCTGCAGAACTTTCTGTCAAAGCTGTAAGAAATGGCGAAGCAGATGTGCTTATGAAGGGGAACATCCCGACAGCGAACATTTTGAAAGCTGTATTAAATAAAGAGTGGGGGCTTCGTAAGGGCAGCGTGCTTTCTCATGTTGCAGCGTTTGAAGTTCCAAATTACAACCGCCTTATTTTTGTTACAGATGCAGCGATGAATATTGCACCTGATGTAACACAAAAAGTTGCTATTATACAAAATACTGTAGAAGTTGCACGGGCAATAGGAATTGAATTGCCAAAGGTTGCACCAATTGCAGCAGTGGAAGTTGTGAATCCAGCGATGCAAGCAACAATTGACGCAGCGATGCTAACACAAATGAATCGCCGTGGACAAATTAAAAATTGCATTGTGGATGGACCACTTGCTTTAGATAATGCAGTATCACAAATTGCATCAGAGCATAAAGGCATAGTAAGTGATGTAGCAGGTAAGGCAGACATTTTACTCGTCCCAACAATTGAAGCTGGAAATGTGCTATATAAATCACTCGTTTATTTTGCAAATGCAAAAGTAGGAGCGATGATTGCTGGCGCTAAAGCACCGATTGTTTTAACATCTCGTGCTGATTCAGCAGAAACAAAAGTATATTCATTAGCATTGGCAGTTGCGACTGCTTCAAAATAA
- a CDS encoding sigma-54 interaction domain-containing protein, whose protein sequence is MKQNVLIIGAGEGGSTLLGLLQSSNIFQILGIIDINPEAKGLEIAKEYGIMVGDDIAPFLSMHIDVMFDMTGDYNLHKVLLEKKNKDTLLIPGDIAKIVARLAHEKEDLIEKLEEQTQQGNLILNSTHDGMIVIDQEGQVRLFNKSAERITGYKKDEAIGKYILEVIPTSKLLRIIRTKQIEVNYELTLENEKKIITTRIPILKEDGEVQGAFAIFKDITEVVDLAEEVTDLKEIQTLLEAIINSSEEAISVVDEKGRGLVINPAYTKLTGLTEEDIIGKPATTDIVEGESMHMKVLRTRRAVRGIHMKIGQKKRDVIVNVAPVIVDGILKGSVGVIRDVSEIQKLTNELNRARQIIRTLEAKYSFDDIVGTSDETTAAIEQAKLGANTPATVLLRGESGTGKELFAHAIHNGSNRKYNKFVRVNCAAISETLLESELFGYEEGAFSGAKRGGKRGFFEEANNGSIFLDEIGELSANTQAKLLRVLQEKEIVKVGGTKAIPINVRVIAATHVNLEKAILEGKFREDLYYRLNKIPIQIPALRQRKGDIPAIAERLIQKINQDYGRNVEGLTDSAISFLQSYDWPGNVRELENILGRAIIFMNYNEMYIDVHHLPPLHKEEQTESKQNNVVSELEEKSLEHLVAEFEGNIIHEYLKKFDGNKTKTAKALGISVRNLYYKLEKYDCAKNSMQ, encoded by the coding sequence ATGAAACAAAACGTTTTAATTATTGGGGCGGGTGAAGGTGGAAGCACGCTCCTTGGCTTGTTGCAAAGTTCAAATATATTTCAAATTCTTGGTATTATTGATATTAATCCGGAGGCTAAAGGGTTAGAAATTGCTAAGGAATATGGAATTATGGTTGGTGATGATATAGCTCCGTTTCTTTCTATGCATATTGATGTGATGTTTGATATGACAGGTGACTATAATTTACATAAAGTTTTATTGGAGAAAAAGAATAAAGACACTCTTCTTATACCAGGGGATATTGCAAAAATTGTCGCGCGATTAGCGCATGAGAAGGAAGACTTAATTGAAAAGCTGGAAGAACAGACACAACAAGGGAATTTAATTTTAAATTCTACACATGACGGCATGATTGTTATAGATCAAGAAGGACAAGTGCGTTTATTTAATAAAAGTGCAGAACGCATTACAGGTTATAAAAAAGATGAAGCGATAGGAAAGTACATTTTAGAAGTCATTCCAACGAGTAAGTTGCTTCGTATTATACGGACGAAACAAATAGAAGTGAATTATGAACTAACGTTAGAAAATGAAAAAAAAATTATCACAACGCGTATCCCGATATTGAAAGAAGATGGGGAAGTTCAAGGGGCATTTGCGATTTTTAAAGATATTACAGAAGTTGTAGATTTAGCGGAAGAAGTTACAGATTTAAAAGAAATTCAAACGTTACTTGAGGCGATTATCAACTCATCTGAGGAAGCGATTTCGGTCGTAGATGAGAAAGGAAGAGGGTTAGTTATAAACCCTGCTTATACGAAGTTAACGGGTTTGACAGAAGAGGATATTATTGGGAAACCAGCCACAACTGATATTGTAGAAGGCGAAAGTATGCATATGAAAGTACTTCGGACTCGTAGAGCGGTGCGCGGGATACATATGAAAATTGGTCAGAAGAAACGTGATGTAATTGTAAATGTTGCTCCAGTTATTGTTGACGGAATATTGAAGGGAAGCGTTGGGGTAATACGTGACGTATCAGAAATTCAAAAGTTAACAAATGAATTAAATCGAGCGAGACAAATTATACGAACGTTAGAAGCGAAATATTCCTTTGACGATATTGTTGGAACGTCTGATGAGACGACAGCTGCAATTGAACAAGCGAAACTTGGAGCAAACACACCAGCGACAGTGCTGCTTCGCGGTGAGTCCGGGACGGGTAAAGAGTTATTTGCACATGCCATCCATAATGGTAGTAATCGAAAGTACAATAAATTCGTTAGAGTAAACTGTGCTGCAATTTCTGAGACTTTATTAGAAAGTGAATTGTTCGGTTATGAAGAAGGTGCATTTTCTGGTGCGAAAAGAGGTGGAAAACGAGGTTTCTTTGAAGAAGCAAACAATGGAAGTATTTTTCTAGATGAGATTGGAGAGTTATCTGCAAATACGCAAGCGAAGCTCCTGCGTGTATTACAGGAAAAAGAGATTGTTAAAGTAGGAGGAACGAAGGCGATTCCTATTAACGTTCGAGTGATTGCAGCGACACATGTAAATTTAGAAAAAGCCATTTTAGAAGGGAAGTTTAGAGAAGACCTCTATTATCGCTTGAATAAAATTCCGATTCAAATTCCGGCTCTTCGTCAGCGGAAAGGAGATATTCCTGCAATTGCTGAAAGGTTAATTCAAAAAATTAATCAAGATTACGGTCGCAACGTAGAAGGGTTAACAGATTCAGCGATCTCCTTTTTACAATCATATGATTGGCCTGGGAATGTTAGGGAACTTGAAAATATTTTAGGGCGGGCAATCATTTTTATGAACTATAACGAAATGTATATTGATGTACATCATTTACCACCTTTACATAAAGAGGAGCAAACGGAATCAAAACAAAATAATGTGGTATCTGAATTAGAAGAAAAGTCGCTTGAACATTTAGTGGCAGAGTTTGAAGGAAACATTATTCATGAATATTTAAAGAAATTTGATGGGAATAAGACGAAGACTGCAAAAGCGTTAGGGATTTCGGTTCGAAATTTATATTACAAGCTTGAAAAGTATGACTGTGCAAAAAATAGCATGCAATAA
- a CDS encoding DUF2627 domain-containing protein yields the protein MQRYLALLLALIPISLAVLGIKLMRDTVFGILFSPIPVLWLQFLIGVFCFALGFYIFGGFVLHRDRKRNKVQARFRR from the coding sequence ATGCAGCGTTACCTTGCTCTATTATTAGCACTCATTCCCATTTCATTAGCTGTGCTTGGCATTAAATTAATGAGAGATACTGTATTCGGTATTCTTTTTTCTCCAATCCCTGTATTATGGCTACAATTTTTAATTGGTGTCTTTTGTTTTGCACTCGGGTTTTATATTTTTGGAGGATTCGTCTTACATCGAGATCGTAAGCGAAATAAAGTACAAGCTCGCTTTAGAAGGTAG
- a CDS encoding glycerophosphodiester phosphodiesterase, giving the protein MTLIFAHRGAAGTYPENTMISFEAAESFRADGIELDVQLTKDGKVVVIHDETVNRTTNGKGAVRNYLYEDLRKLDASYKFGEKVGFCHIPLLEEVLEWLQKNQLLLNIELKNDKIPYRGLEEEVITLVRKFSLEERVIFSSFNHYSMKRCHMMAPDIKTAILYREGLHSPWAYAQKMGATAVHPNYRYLQDAIAELTMESGVEVRPYTINEETLMRKYFDMNISAIITDYPERARALLQIKK; this is encoded by the coding sequence ATGACTCTTATATTTGCGCATCGTGGTGCGGCGGGAACATACCCAGAAAATACAATGATTTCGTTTGAAGCGGCGGAATCTTTTCGAGCAGATGGTATTGAATTAGATGTCCAATTAACGAAGGATGGAAAAGTTGTTGTCATTCATGATGAAACAGTGAATCGAACAACGAATGGAAAAGGTGCTGTTCGAAACTATTTATACGAGGATTTACGCAAACTGGATGCGAGTTACAAGTTTGGTGAGAAGGTGGGGTTTTGCCACATTCCTTTATTAGAAGAAGTGCTTGAATGGTTACAGAAGAATCAATTATTACTTAATATTGAACTTAAAAATGATAAAATTCCATATCGGGGTTTAGAAGAAGAAGTTATCACGCTTGTACGAAAGTTTAGTTTAGAGGAACGAGTTATTTTCTCTTCCTTTAATCACTATAGTATGAAGCGATGTCATATGATGGCCCCAGATATTAAAACGGCTATTTTATACCGGGAAGGTTTACATAGTCCTTGGGCATACGCTCAAAAAATGGGTGCTACTGCAGTTCATCCAAACTACCGTTATCTTCAGGATGCGATTGCTGAATTAACAATGGAAAGTGGAGTAGAGGTGCGCCCTTATACAATAAATGAAGAAACGCTTATGCGTAAATATTTTGATATGAATATATCGGCTATTATTACTGATTATCCAGAAAGGGCGAGAGCTTTATTACAGATAAAAAAATGA
- a CDS encoding YycC family protein, whose translation MRPLQISPDTAIRLSKALGVPLEQLMHMPQHILIQKLVELEKQNKDEE comes from the coding sequence ATGAGACCATTACAAATTTCTCCGGACACTGCAATTCGTCTATCAAAAGCTCTAGGTGTTCCACTTGAACAGCTTATGCATATGCCACAACACATTTTAATTCAAAAGTTGGTTGAATTAGAAAAGCAAAATAAAGACGAAGAATAA